Proteins from a single region of Hordeum vulgare subsp. vulgare chromosome 6H, MorexV3_pseudomolecules_assembly, whole genome shotgun sequence:
- the LOC123406344 gene encoding protein FAR1-RELATED SEQUENCE 8-like produces the protein MEEYLATYTAKDPATPAQPAVQTASELPARAAGGHAQQAPGAAALPASSRGAVKSNSSSVKTPGSSSNKRVIYIVDGDDGSHVPTLRQVQVYGEEGSKGYEMTPAPASNVVKQPRLDAGKQPVRRPRIQLISNMHQGQSTELMDDDEEASMALAVKLERNASYVDRSLQLETAEEFDVMEIDDLSSDDTGSESDSDSGSGSESEKEEGKFFYPGPEELGTVKAPQVGMKFPTLEDAHEYYNTYALQTGFVVVRGRNYKRQRFQLDCNRNRKVKLVEDLNLKRKRKKNVIEKTNCQAKVVVALIKGQWVFTAVQNEHNHPLTPSRSFTRFLTSQKHMSVEERSFSRVLQQSRVPPGEILKILRRMGSFFRELPPKEKQALILQSAEQWRKANLDVEKTLNHFEELQLQDPCFLYTVQKDADGALRSVFWTDARSRMDYEVFGDFVSFDTTCSTNRHHMPFVPITGMNNRGRTIVLGCALLQDRKVETYKWMLQTFLKEMGGHMMPRSVITSQDEAMAKAIAEVMPQARHRFCRWDRNAQEKMASFVAARVNMKAELDSLVDNSLTETEFEEGWSALIQRHDASENEYLQFLWEMRKTWAPVYFMQDFFPFVVSARGSQGAFSLFKEKVLLPKDKIENLIEKYEEMQDNIKKTDEEDAQQSATEPKCFSLQPIERHASRVYTRQIFLKVQKELLHSTAFKVREIEIGTLYRLEKASNYENPEYDRDFFEVWVEPGVNDTYTCQCAKFARDGILCCHVFRLFTQFGIDEIPEKYIMARWTDGCREEQLERCEEGRMVVAAVRREEDATRYAAMMSKAAGIGREICGDGAKCEAFMLELDRIREKMATMTMANDNF, from the exons ATGTGCCCACCCTGCGCCAAGTGCAGGTGTATGGAGAAGAG GGTAGTAAGGGATATGAGATGACGCCAGCACCTGCGAGCAACGTCGTTAAG CAACCACGTCTGGATGCTGGCAAACAGCCGGTGAGACGACCAAGGATACAACTGATCAGCAACATGCATCAG GGACAGTCAACAGAGCTCatggatgacgatgaagaagcatCAATGGCATTGGCAGTTAAACTGGAGAGAAACGCCAGCTATGTGGACCGTTCACTGCAGCTGGAGactgctgaggaatttgatgttaTGGAAATCGACGACCTTTCTAGCGATGATACAGGCAGTGAAAGTGATTCAGACAGCGGCTCTGGGAGTGAGTCGGAAAAAGAGGAAGGCAAGTTCTTCTATCCTGGCCCTGAGGAACTGGGCACTGTTAAAGCACCGCAAGTTGGAATGAAATTCCCAACCCTTGAAGATGCACACGAGTACTACAACACATATGCTCTCCAGACTGGTTTCGTGGTGGTCAGGGGAAGAAACTACAAGAGACAGAGGTTTCAGCTAGACTGCAACAGGAACCGTAAGGTAAAGCTAGTTGAGGACCTTAAcctgaagaggaagaggaagaagaatgtgATAGAGAAGACAAATTGCCAGGCAAAGGTGGTGGTGGCGCTTATCAAGGGACAATGGGTCTTCACAGCAGTTCAGAATGAACATAACCATCCGTTAACTCCAAGCCGTTCGTTCACAAGATTCTTAACGAGCCAAAAACACATGTCAGTTGAAGAAAGGTCATTTTCAAGAGTTCTTCAGCAAAGCAGGGTGCCTCCCGGAGAAATTCTCAAGATTTTGAGAAGAATGGGTAGCTTTTTTCGGGAATTGCCACCAAAGGAAAAACAAGCACTGATCTTGCAGTCTGCCGAACAATGGAGGAAAGCAAACTTGGATGTTGAAAAAACATTGAACCACTTCGAGGAACTGCAGCTCCAGGACCCTTGTTTTCTCTACACCGTGCAAAAGGATGCAGACGGGGCGCTTAGGAGTGTTTTCTGGACTGATGCGAGGTCAAGGATGGATTATGAAGTCTTTGGCGATTTCGTATCGTTTGATACCACCTGCAGCACAAATAGACACCACATGCCTTTCGTTCCTATCACTGGGATGAATAACCGTGGGAGAACAATCGTGTTAGGATGTGCCTTGCTGCAAGATCGGAAGGTTGAAACCTACAAATGGATGCTCCAGACGTTTCTGAAAGAGATGGGAGGTCACATGATGCCAAGATCAGTCATAACAAGCCAGGATGAAGCCATGGCGAAGGCAATAGCTGAGGTCATGCCACAAGCAAGGCACAGGTTCTGCAGATGGGACAGGAATGCCCAGGAAAAGATGGCATCCTTTGTGGCAGCAAGAGTCAACATGAAAGCCGAGCTGGACAGCTTGGTTGACAATTCGCTGACAGAGACGGAATTCGAAGAAGGATGGAGCGCACTCATCCAGAGACATGATGCAAGTGAAAACGAGTACCTCCAGTTCctgtgggagatgaggaagacctggGCGCCTGTTTATTTCATGCAAGATTTCTTTCCTTTTGTTGTTTCAGCCAGAGGCAGCCAGGGGGCATTCTCCCTGTTCAAAGAGAAAGTGTTGCTTCCTAAGGACAAGATAGAGAatctgattgaaaagtatgaggaGATGCAAGATAATATCAAAAAGACGGACGAGGAAGATGCACAGCAATCGGCGACCGAACCTAAATGTTTCTCACTGCAGCCAATAGAAAGGCACGCTTCACGCGTCTACACAAGGCAGATCTTCCTGAAGGTCCAGAAGGAGCTCCTCCACTCCACAGCATTCAAAGTTCGAGAGATAGAAATAGGCACCCTGTACAGGCTGGAGAAAGCCTCCAACTATGAGAACCCCGAGTACGACAGAGACTTCTTCGAGGTGTGGGTCGAGCCCGGCGTCAACGACACATACACGTGCCAGTGCGCCAAGTTCGCGAGGGACGGGATCCTCTGCTGCCACGTGTTCAGGCTCTTCACGCAGTTCGGCATCGACGAGATACCGGAGAAGTACATCATGGCCCGGTGGACCGACGGGTGCAGGGAGGAGCAGCTGGAGCGGTGCGAGGAGGGGcggatggtggtggcggcggtgcggCGCGAGGAGGACGCGACGAGGTACGCGGCAATGATGAGCAAGGCGGCCGGGATCGGGAGGGAGATCTGCGGGGACGGCGCCAAATGCGAGGCGTTCATGCTGGAGCTGGACCGGATCCGGGAGAAAAtggcgacgatgacgatggcaaATGATAACTTTTAG